In Streptococcus pneumoniae, the sequence CACGTCGGGCTCAAGAAATGGATGCGGCCATCTGGGGAACACGCGCAGCTGTGATTGGTGGCGCCAATGGAACCAGCAACGTGCGTGCGGGTAAGCTCTTTGACATTCCTGTTTTGGGAACCCATGCCCATGCCTTGGTACAGGTTTATGGCAATGACTATGAAGCTTTCAAGGCTTACGCTGCGACCCACAAAAATTGTGTCTTTCTTGTGGATACCTATGACACCCTTCGCATCGGTGTACCAGCTGCCATTCAGGTGGCGCGTGAGCTGGGTGATCAGATTAACTTTATGGGTGTGCGGATTGACTCTGGGGATATTGCCTACATTTCTAAGAAAGTCCGTCAGCAACTGGATGAGGCTGGATTTACAGAGGCTAAGATTTATGCTTCTAATGATCTAGATGAAAATACCATCCTCAATCTCAAGATGCAAAAGGCCAAGATTGATGTCTGGGGCGTGGGTACCAAGCTGATTACAGCTTATGACCAGCCAGCTCTTGGTGCAGTTTACAAGATTGTTGCAATCGAAGATGAAACTGGTCAGATGCGCAATACGATTAAGCTGTCTAATAATGCGGAAAAAGTCTCTACGCCAGGTAAGAAGCAGGTGTGGCGCATTACCAGTCGTGAAAAAGGCAAGTCAGAAGGCGACTATATCACTTATGATGGTGTGGATATTAGCGACATGACAGAAATCAAGATGTTCCATCCGACCTATACATACATCAAGAAGACGGTTCGTAATTTTGATGCCGTTCCTCTCTTGGTGGATATCTTCAAAGAAGGAATATTAGTTTACAACTTGCCTAGTTTGACTGACATTCAGGATTATGCCCGTAAGGAATTTGACAAGTTGTGGGATGAGTATAAGCGTGTGCTCAATCCGCAGCACTATCCAGTGGATTTGGCGCGTGATGTATGGCAAGATAAGATGGACTTGATTGATAAGATGCGCAAGGAAGCCCTTGGTGAAGGAGAAGAAGAATGAGTTTGCAAGAAACGATTATCCAAGAGCTGGGTGTCAAACCAGTGATTGATGCCCAGGAAGAAATCCGTCGTTCTATTGATTTCTTAAAAAGATATCTGAAAAAACATCCCTTCCTAAAAACCTTTGTACTAGGGATTTCTGGGGGACAAGACTCAACCTTGGCAGGGCGTTTGGCGCAATTAGCTATGGAAGAACTGCGAGCTGAAACGGGAGACGACAGCTACAAATTTATCGCTGTCCGCCTGCCATACGGAGTGCAAGCTGATGAAGCAGATGCTCAAAAAGCCCTAGCCTTCATCCAGCCAGATGTCAGCTTGGTTGTGAATATCAAGGAATCAGCTGATGCCATGACAGCTGCAGTTGAAGCGACAGGTAGTCCTGTTTCAGACTTCAACAAGGGGAATATCAAGGCACGTTGCCGTATGATTGCTCAGTATGCCCTTGCTGGTTCCCATAGCGGAGCGGTCATTGGAACAGACCACGCCGCGGAAAATATCACAGGTTTCTTTACCAAGTTTGGTGACGGCGGTGCGGATATTCTCCCTCTTTACCGCCTCAATAAACGCCAAGGAAAACAGCTCTTGCAGAAACTTGGCGCAGAGCCAGCCCTTTATGAAAAAATCCCAACGGCAGACCTAGAAGAAGATAAACCAGGCCTAGCTGACGAAGTCGCACTTGGAGTCACCTACGCAGAGATTGACGACTACCTAGAAGGCAAAACAATCAGCCCAGAAGCTCAAGCGACCATTGAAAACTGGTGGCACAAAGGCCAACACAAACGCCACTTACCCATCACTGTATTTGATGACTTTTGGGAGTAAAAAGGTCCGGGGGATCTTGAACCCCGAGTTTAGAAATAAGAAAATGAGGCAGATTCGGTAACTCGAAGAGTTCGATTTCATCGTCTTACCCCTGCAACGATGACTAGGTTTGAAAAAGCTTGCTAGAGCGCATTTCAAACCAGGCAGCGACTGCGTCAAGAAATTAGAAGACAAACTCGTTTTCTAGCTGTTACTGAGTTGAGCCTTTTTACTACGAGCATAGAAATAAGGAAGTGAGGTAGCATCATGAAATCTATCGGTACGCAAATATTACAGACAGAACGTTTGATTTTAAGAAGATTTGTGGAGAGTGATGCAGAAGCCATGTTTCAAAATTGGGCTTCATCTGCTGAGAATCTGACCTATGTTACCTGGGATCCCCATCCTGATATCGAAATCACTCGAAACTCGATTCGCAATTGGGTTGCTTCCTATACTAATCTCAACTATTATAAATGGGCCATTTGTCTAAAAGAAAACCCAGAGCAAGTGATAGGAGATATCAGCATCGTTAAGATAGACGAGGCTGATTTAAGCTGTGAAATTGGCTATGTGTTAGGCAAGGCTTACTGGGGAAATGGTATGATGACAGAGACTTTGAAAGCTATCTTGGACTTTTGTTTTACTCAAGCAGGTTTTCAAAAGGTCAGAGCACGTTATGCCAGTCTCAACCCAGCTTCAGGTCGTGTCATGGAAAAGGCTGGAATGTCCTATCTACAAACCATTGTTAATGGTGTAGAGAGAAAAGGCTATCTTGCGGATCTTATTTATTATGGTATAAGTAGGGAAGAATGTTGAATTCTATTTTCTGTTTCTATCGAAGTCAACTATTTATTGTAAATATAATAATTAGCATTCCAAGTTTATTTGAAACTTTAAAATAGCATATTGATTAGTACAAGACAGATGTTCTAGTTCCTTCTTTAATCTGGTTTAGTATTAGTTAAAAAATCGCTTTAAGCTTGTAACTAAGAGGGAGCTAATCGACTAGATTCTCCAGCCGAACAGGTGGTAATGTACTTTTTATAGTGTAATCCTAGCTGTTGTTAAATTTAAAATAGAATCCTCTATCGAGTTAGGGAATTAAATTCAACCAATTTTATTCATGTTTTTTCTATCAAATTATCTAATATTAAAATAGTCTCATTCTGATGAGAAAACTATTCTATTTATACTGCATAGTTGTATAAGGAATGATGAAAGATGAGTGAAAATTATCAAGTTGGAATGTTTGTATCTAAATATATTAGCATGTATTTAGATAAGATGTCTGCAATCCTTTATATATGAGATTGATTACGATATAGTTAAAGTGTTAGTTCAATAATCAATATATCATTCTAAGTCTATTTTATATATAAAGTATATTGTTTAACGTTTGATAGAAAAGATGCTATACTAGAAGTAGGATGTAATGGCAAAATCTAATACTAATAAGCGCTATGCATTACGTAAACTCGGAAAGATTTTTGGTTCTGCGGTAATCGGGCTAACTTTATTTTTAGGAGGAATCTGAATACAAGTTTTGTTCATGCTGCTGATGGGATTCAATATGTCAGAGATGATACTAGAGATAAAGAAGAGGGAATAGAGTATGATGACGCTGACAATGGGGGTATTATTGTAAAAGTAGCGACTAAACCTAAGGTAGTAACCAAGAAAATTTCAAGTACGCGAATTCGTTATGAAAAAGATGAAACAAAAGACCGTAGTGAAAATCCTGTTACAATTGATGGAGAGGATGGCTATGTAACTACGACAAGGACCTACGATGTTAATCCAGAGACTGGTCATGTTACCGAACAGGTTACTGTTGATAGAAAACAAGCCACGGATACAGTTATCAAAGTTCCAGCTAAAAGCAAGGTTGAAGAAGTTCTTGTTCCATGTGCTACTAAATATGAAGCAGACAATGACCTTTCTGCAGGACAGGAGCAAGAGATTACTCTAGGAAAGAATGGGAAAACAGTTACAACGATAACTTATGATGTAGATGGAAAGAGTGGACAAGTAACTGAGAGTACTTTAAGTCAAAAAGAAGACTCTCAAACAAGAGTTGTTAAAAAAGGAACCAAGCCCCAAGTTCTTGTCCAAGAAATTCCAATCGAAACAGAATATCTCGATGACCCAACTCTTGATAAAAGTCAAGAAGTAGAAGAAGTAGGAGAAATTGGTAAATTACTCTTACTACAATCTATACTGTAGATGAACGTGATGGAACAATTGAAGAAACTACTTCTCGTCAAATTACTAAAGAGATGGTAAAAAGACGTATAAGGAGAGGGACGAGAGAACCTGAAAAAGTTGTTGTTCCTGAGCAATCATCTATTCCTTCGTATCCTGTATCTGTTACATCTAACCAAGGAACAGATGTAGCAGTAGAACCAGCTAAAGCAGTTGCTCCAACAACAGACTGGAAACAAGAAAATGGTATGTGGTATTTTTATAATACTGATGGTTCCATGGCAACAGGTTGGGTACAAGTTAATGGTTCATGGTACTACCTCAACAGCAACGGTTCTATGAAAGTCAATCAATGGTTCCAAGTTGGTGGTAAATGGTATTATGTAAATGCATCGGGTGAGTTAGCGGTCAATACAAGTATAGATGGCTATAGAGTCAATGATAATGGTGAATGGGTGCGTTAACAGATTCCTCCCTGCGACAAAATTGATAATAGTATGTCTGAATATATAATTATATATAAAAAGCTATAGATAAGGTCATCTTATAGCGACTATAAAAAAGTGAACAAGCCTAGTCTTCTGTACATTAGAATTCAGATTTGTTCACTTTTTGTTTAATACTCAATGAAAATCAAAGAGCAAACTAGAAAACTAGTCGCAGGTTGCTCAAAGTACTGCTTTGAGGTTGTAGATAGAACTGACGAAGTCAGTCACATATATAATCCAAGGTGACGTTGACGCGGTTTGAAGAGATTTTTGAAGAGTATAAGTCTTTGATTTTGAGACTAAGGAGAGTCAGGGTCAAAGTAGTGAATGATTCTGAAATAACTCATAATAGTCTCTTGAGAGGACAGATAAGAGTAACAAATATGGTGCTACTCATGTGTCTTGCATTTTGATTTACAAACAGCGAAGAAAATATAGGAAGCTGAAATAAAATATAGATGAATCAATTTGGAGAGTCAACGCAATCTATGGCAATATTTTCGAAGCTAGGGGGAAGCATTTTAATTTCGAAGATTTAGACAAATTCTTTCTCAATAAATAAACATGGCGTCACCAAAACTGAAGAAGCGGTAGTGTTCTTGGATGGCATGGTGGTAGGCATCTAAGACTAATTCACGGCCTGCAAAGGCAGAAACCAACATGACCAGAGTTGATTTTGGCAGGTGGAAGTTGGTTGAGAAGGCATCCACGACCTTCCACTCATACCCAGGTTTGATAAAGATATTGGTCCAACCAGAATCTGCTTGGATTTGCCCATCAAACTTGGAACCAATAGTTTCCAAGGTGCGGATAGAAGTGGTTCCGACAGCGATGACACGACCACCATTTTCTTTGACAGAGCGAAGGGTGGCAGCAGCTTCCTCAGAAAGTTGATAGAACTCTGAATGCATTTCGTGTTCGTCCAGATTATCCACAGAAACAGGTCTAAAGGTTCCGAGTCCGACATGGAGAGTCAGATAGACTAGATGAACACCCTTAGCTTGGATTTCTGCCAGCAGTTCTTTGGTGAAGTGAAGACCAGCAGTCGGTGCTGCAGCAGAGCCGCTTTCCTTGGCGTAGACGGTTTGATAACGTTCACGGTCATCTAATTTTTCGTGGATATAAGGTGGCAGAGGCATTTCTCCCAGACTTTCCAAGACTTCTAGGAAAATTCCTTGGTATTCAAAGCGGACAATGCGTCCCCCGTGGGTCAATTCTTCTGTAACGACAGCGCTGAGGTGGCCATCACCAAAGCTGATACGAGTACCGACCTTGAGGCGTTTGGCAGGTTTAGCCAGAACTTCCCACTCGTCTCCACTAGTGTTCTTAAGGAGGAGAAGTTCCACATGACTTCCTGTCTCCACTTTTTGACCATAGAGGCGGGCAGGGAGAACTCGGGTGTCGTTCATGACAAGGGCATCACCAGGTTCCAGCATATCAATAATAGAGTGGAAGTGTTTATCTTGCATTTCTCCTGTCTCACGGTTGACGATGAGGAGTTTGGAGGCATCACGTTTTTCAAGGGGCGTTTGGGCAATCAATTCCTCTGGCAAGTGGAAATCAAAATCAGCTGTATTCATATATCTGTTCATTCTTTCTAAGTTCTAATCCTATCCATTATAACACGTTTCAAGTTTGGACGCTCTTTTTTTAGAAATTAAATCGTTTTCACTTGACAAAAATTGGTCTATACCATATAATAAATATAGACAGAAATGGAGGATGAAAAGATGAAAGTTATTAAAGTTGAAAACCAAGTTCAAGGTGGAAAAGTTGCTTTTGAGATGTTGAAGGAAAAATTGGCTAATGGAGCTCAAACTCTAGGACTTGCGACAGGAAGTAGCCCACTTGAATTTTACAAGGAAATTGTTGAGAGTAACCTTGATTTTTCAAATCTAACCAGTGTCAACCTTGATGAGTATGTGGGCCTTGATGGGGACAATCCACAGTCTTATCGTTACTTCATGCAAGAAAACTTGTTCAACCAAAAACCATTTAAAGAAAGTTTCTTGCCTCGTGGTGTTAAGGACAATGCTGAAGCTGAAGTTGAACGCTACAACCAAATTTTGGCTGACCATCCAGTTGACCTCCAAATCTTGGGAATTGGTCGCAATGGGCATATCGGCTTTAATGAGCCTGGTACTCCATTTGACAGTCAAACGCATCTAGTAGAACTTGACCAGTCTACTATTGAAGCCAATGCACGCTTCTTTGCCAAGATTGAAGACGTCCCAACCCAAGCTATTTCAATGGGGATTAAAAACATTTTGGATGCCAAGTCTATTATTCTTTTTGCTTACGGTGAGTCGAAAGCAGAAGCCATTGCCGGAACAGTATCTGGCCCAGTGACTGAGAACCTACCTGCAAGTAGCCTCCAAAATCACCCTGATGTAACCATCATCGCAGATGCTGAAGCGCTTAGCTTACTCGAAAAATAAAAAAGCAATGTTCTATTGAACGCTTTCAACTCTTGTATAAATGGAAGAAAAAATCAAAATTAAACCGCATTTTTGCTTGACAATTATTCCTTTTACGTGTAGAATGAAATAGATATTGAACTTGAAGGGAGTGAAAAAAATGTCTAAAACAGTAGTACGTAAGAATGAATCTCTTGACGACGCACTTCGCCGTTTCAAACGTGCGGTTACTAAAGCTGGTACTCTTCAAGAAACACGCAAACGTGAATTCTATGAAAAACCTTCTGTAAAACGTAAACGTAAATCAGAAGTAGCTCGTAAACGTAAAAAATTCTAATTGGAATGAAAGGCTAGAGAAATCTAGTCCTTTTTCTTTTAAATAAATACTCCAAAGCCTGCAAAAATCTGAAACTTCCTCCTACAATTTGATATAATAGAGAGAAGAACTCATTTGAAGGAGGAAATGATGTCGGTTTTAGTAAAAGAAGTGATTGAAAAGCTTAGACTAGACATTGTCTATGGTGAACCAGAATTGCTTGAAAAGGAAATCAATATAGCGGATATTACGCGACCTGGTCTTGAAATGACAGGCTATTTTGACTACTATACACCAGAGCGGATTCAACTTTTGGGGATGAAGGAGTGGTCTTATCTGATCAGCATGCCTTCCAACAGCCGTTATGAAGTTTTGAAAAAAATGTTTCTACCTGAGACACCAGCAGTCATTGTTGCCCGTGGTTTGGTGGTTCCAGAGGAGATGTTAAAGGCTGCTAGAGAATGTAAGATTGCTATTTTAACCAGCCGTGCAGCTACCAGTCGTTTATCTGGAGAGTTATCTAGCTATCTGGATTCTCGTTTGGCAGAACGTACCAGTGTGCACGGTGTCTTGATGGATATTTATGGGATGGGCGTCTTGATTCAGGGAGATAGTGGAATTGGTAAGAGCGAGACAGGTCTTGAGCTTGTCAAACGTGGTCACCGTTTGGTAGCCGATGACCGTGTCGATATCTTTGCCAAGGATGAGATTACTCTCTGGGGTGAACCAGCTGAAATTTTGAAACACTTGATTGAAATTCGTGGGGTTGGTATTATCGATGTTATGAGTCTCTACGGTGCGAGTGCTGTCAAGGATTCTTCACAGGTTCAGCTTGCTGTCTATTTGGAAAATTACGATACACATAAGACCTTTGATCGTCTTGGAAACAATGCAGAGGAACTTGAAGTTTCTGGCGTAGCCATTCCTCGTATTCGTATTCCAGTTAAAACAGGTCGTAATATCTCTGTTGTGATTGAGGCAGCTGCCATGAATTATCGTGCCAAGGAAATGGGCTTTGATGCGACCCGTTTGTTCGACGAACGACTGACAAGTCTAATCGCTCGAAATGAGGTGCAAAATGCTTGATCCAATTGCTATTCAACTAGGACCCCTAGCCATTCGTTGGTATGCCTTATGTATTGTGACAGGCTTGATTCTTGCGGTTTATTTGACCATGAAAGAAGCACCTAGAAAGAAGATCATACCAGACGATATTTTAGATTTTATCTTAGTAGCCTTTCCCTTGGCTATTTTAGGAGCTCGTCTCTACTATGTTATTTTCCGATTTGATTACTATAGTCAGAATTTAGGAGAGATTTTTGCCATTTGGAATGGTGGTTTGGCCATTTACGGTGGTTTGATAACTGGGGCTCTTGTGCTCTATATCTTTGCTGACCGTAAACTCATCAATACTTGGGATTTTCTAGATATTGCGGCGCCTAGCGTTATGATTGCTCAAAGTTTGGGGCGTTGGGGTAATTTCTTTAACCAAGAAGCTTATGGTGCAACAGTGGATAATCTTGATTATCTACCTGGCTTTATCCGTGACCAGATGTATATTGAGGGGAGCTACCGTCAACCGACTTTCCTTTATGAGTCTCTATGGAATCTGCTTGGCTTTGCCTTGATTCTGATTTTTAGACGGAAATGGAAGAGTCTCAGACGAGGTCATATCACGGCCTTTTACTTGATTTGGTATGGTTTCGGTCGTATGGTCATCGAAGGTATGCGAACAGATAGTCTCATGTTCTTCGGCCTTCGAGTGTCCCAATGGCTGTCAGTTGTCCTTATCGGTCTCGGTATAATGATCGTTATTTATCAAAATCGAAAGAAGGCCCCTTACTATATTACAGAGGAGGAAAACTAAATGTTAGAAGTTGCATATATTCTTGTTGCCCTAGCTTTGATTGTCTTTTTGGTCTATCTGATCATTACTGTACAAAAGCTTGGTCGTGTCATCGATGAAACAGAAAAGACGATTAAAACCTTGACTTCAGATGTGGATGTGACCTTGCATCATACCAATGAGTTGTTGGCTAAGGTCAATGTCTTGGCAGATGATATCAATGTCAAGGTGGCTACGATTGATCCACTCTTCAGTGCTGTTGCAGATTTATCTCTATCTGTTTCAGACCTCAATGACCATGCGCGTGTCTTGAGCAAGAAAGCTTCATCAGCTGGTTCAAAAACACTCAAGACTGGTGCAAGTCTGTCAGCTCTTCGTCTTGCAAGTAAATTTTTCAAAAAATAAAAAAGGAGAATCCTTATGGGTAAATTATCCTCAATCCTTTTAGGAACGGTTTCAGGTGCAGCTCTTGCCTTGTTTTTAACAAGTGATAAGGGCAAACAAGTTTGCAGTCAGGCTCAAGATTTTCTAGATGATTTGAGAGAAGATCCGGAGTATGCCAAGGAGCAAGTCTGTGAAAAACTGACAGAAGTTAAGGAGCAGGCTACAGATTTTGTTCTGAAAACAAAAGAACAGGTTGAGTCAGGTGAAATCACTGTGGACAGTATACTTGCTCAAGCTAAATCCTATGCTTTTCAAGCGACAGAAGCATCAAAAAATCAATTAAATAATCTCAAGGAGCAATGGCAAGAAAAAGCCGAAGCTCTTGATGACTCAGAAGAGATTGTGATTGATATAACAGAAGAATAAACCATCACCATCTCCGGACGGACTATGTATCTGGGGATGGTGATTTTTATCTGGAATCTAGTCTTTGTGGTATAATAATTACTATGCAGAAAAAACCAACGTCAGCCTATGTGCACATCCCATTTTGTACCCAGATTTGTTATTATTGTGATTTTTCAAAGGTCTTCATCAAAAATCAGCCAGTCGACAGCTATTTAGAGCATCTGCTGGAAGAGTTTCGTTCTTATGATATTGAAAAGTTGTCAACCCTTTATATCGGTGGTGGAACACCGACAGCCCTGTCGGCTCCGCAACTGGAGGTGTTACTGAATGGCTTGACTAAAAACTTGAACTTGTCTGTCTTGGAAGAGTTGACCATTGAAGCCAATCCAGGCGATTTGGATGCGGATAAGATAGCTGTTTTGAAAAATTCGGCTGTCAATCGTGTTTCGCTAGGTGTTCAGACCTTTGATGATAAGATGTTGAAAAAAATTGGGCGCAGTCATTTGGAGAAGGATATTTATGAAAATATCGATCGCCTGAAACTGGCTGGTTTTGACAATATCTCCATTGATTTGATTTATGCTCTGCCTGGTCAGACCATGGAGCAAGTAAAGGAAAATGTGGCTAAAGCCATTGGACTGGATATTCCCCACATGAGTTTGTATAGTTTGATTTTAGAAAACCATACGGTCTTTATGAACCGGATGCGACGTGGGAAATTGCCTCTGCCTAAGGAGGAACTAGAAGCGGAGATGTTTGAGTACATCATTGCAGAGCTGGAGCGAGCAGGTTTTGAGCATTATGAGATTTCTAATTTCTCCAAACCCGGCTTTGAAAGTCGTCACAATCTCATGTACTGGGACAATGCTGAATACTATGGTATTGGTGCAGGGGCATCTGGTTATGTCAATGGAGTACGTTATAAAAATCATGGTCCCATTCGTCATTATCTCAGTGCGGTTGAGGAAGGCAATGCTTGTATTACAGAAGATCACCTGAGTCAAAAGGAGCAAATGGAAGAAGAAATGTTCTTGGGACTCCGCAAGAAATCCGGGGTTTCCATGGCGCGATTTGAGGAAAAATTTGGACAGTCTTTTGCTGGACTTTATGGAGAAATTGTCAGAGATTTGGTTCAACAAGGCCTCATGCAGATTGAGGGTGACCACGTTCGCATGACAAAGAGAGGTCTCTTTTTGGGAGATACTGTAGCAGAACGATTTATTTTGGAGTAGGATCATGGGCTTAACTTATCAAATGAAAATGAAAATTCCTTTTGATATGGCTGATATGAACGGTCATATCAAACTTCCAGATGTGATTTTGCTGTCACTGCAAGTTTCAGGGATGCAGTCGATTGAACTGGGAGTTAGTGATAAGGCCATTTTGGAAGACTATAATCTGGTCTGGATTATCGCAGAATATGATATTGAGGTGGTTCGTTTGCCTCGTTTTGCGGAAGAAATTACCATCGAAACGGAAGCCTTGAGCTACAATCGACTTTTTTGCTACCGTCGCTTTACTATTTATAATGAAGCGGGGCAGGAGCTCATCCATATGATGGCGACCTTTGTTCTCATGGACCGCGACAGTCGAAAAGTCCATGCTGTTGAACCTGAGATTGTGGCTCCTTACCAGTCTGATTTTGATAAAAAACTTATCCGTGGACCGAAGTATGAGTCCTTGGAAGAGCCGATCAGCAAGGATTACCATGTTCGTTTTTACGACTTGGATATGAATGGTCATGTCAATAACAGTAAATACTTGGACTGGATTTTTGAGGTCATGGGAGCGGATTTTTTGACCCACTATATTCCCAAGAAAATCAACCTCAAGTATGTCAAGGAAGTTCGACCAGGTGGGGTGATTACATCGGCTGTTGAACGGACTGGACTGGAAAGCAAGCATGAAATTACAAGTGATGGGGTTATCAATGCCCAAGCAATCATTACTTGGAAAGAAATAAAAAAGGCTTAGGGAGAAATAGATGAAATATAAAGGCTATTTAATTGATTTAGACGGAACCATTTATAAGGGGAAAGACCGAATCCCTGCTGGAGAGACTTTTGTTCATGAATTGCAAAAGCGGGACATTCCCTATCTCTTTGTAACCAACAATACAACTCGCACTCCAGAGAGTGTTAAGGAGATGTTGGCTCAGAATTTTAATATCGATACGCCCCTATCGACTGTCTACACAGCGACTTTGGCAACCATCGACTATATGAATGATTTGGGGCTTGAAAAGACCGTCTATGTCGTCGGAGAAGCAGGACTCAAGGAAGCCATCAAGGCGGCTGGTTATGTGGAAGACAAGGAAAACCCTGCCTACGTGGTAGTTGGTCTGGATTGGCAAGTCGACTATGAAAAATTTGCCACAGCAACTCTTGCTATTCAAAAGGGTGCCCATTTTATCGGAACCAATCCTGACCTCAACATCCCGACGGAACGTGGTCTTTTGCCAGGTGCTGGCTCCCTGATTACGCTGCTTGAAGTAGCGACACGAGTGAAGCCGGTTTATATCGGAAAACCCAATGCCATCATTATGGACAAGGCGGTTGAGCACTTAGGTTTGGAACGTGAAGAGTTAATTATGGTTGGGGACAATTATTTGACTGATATCCGGGCTGGGATTGACAATGGCATTCCAACGCTCTTGGTGACGACAGGTTTTACTAAGGCAGAAGAAGTAGCTGGCCTGCCAATCGCACCGACACATGTGGTTTCTAGCCTTGCGGAGTGGGATTTTGATGAAAACTAAATTGATCTTTTGGGGCTCTATGCTCTTTCTCCTCTCCCTCTCAATCCTTCTGACCATTTATCTGGCTTGGATTTTCTATCCTATGGAGATTCAGTGGCTAAACTTAACGAATCGAGTCTATCTAAAACCAGAAACCATTCAATACAATTTTCATATCTTGATGAATTATCTGACCAATCCTTTTAGTCAGGTCTTACAGATGCCTGATTTTCGTTCGTCAGCAGCTGGTCTGCACCATTTCGCAGTGGTCAAGAATCTCTTTCATTTGGTTCAGCTAGTAGCTCTAGTGACACTGCCAAGTTTCTATGTCTTTGTCAATAGAATTGTGAAAAAGGACTTTTTGTCTCTTTATCGAAAAAGTCTCCTGACTCTAGTAGTCTTACCTGTGATGATTGGACTTGGGGGAGTTTTGATTGGTTTTGACCAATTCTTTACTCTTTTCCATCAAATTCTCTTTGTGGGAGATGATACCTGGCTTTTTGATCCAGCCAAGGATCCTGTTATTATGATTTTGCCAGAGACCTTCTTTCTTCATGCCTTCCTCCTCTTTTTTGCCCTCTATGAAAGCTTCTTTGGCTATCTGTGTCTGAAAAGTCGTAGGAAATGAAATGAAAGATGTTTTTAATTTGCATATATAAAAATATATATCGTTTAAAACCATCGTTA encodes:
- a CDS encoding TIGR01457 family HAD-type hydrolase, with the protein product MKYKGYLIDLDGTIYKGKDRIPAGETFVHELQKRDIPYLFVTNNTTRTPESVKEMLAQNFNIDTPLSTVYTATLATIDYMNDLGLEKTVYVVGEAGLKEAIKAAGYVEDKENPAYVVVGLDWQVDYEKFATATLAIQKGAHFIGTNPDLNIPTERGLLPGAGSLITLLEVATRVKPVYIGKPNAIIMDKAVEHLGLEREELIMVGDNYLTDIRAGIDNGIPTLLVTTGFTKAEEVAGLPIAPTHVVSSLAEWDFDEN
- a CDS encoding TIGR01906 family membrane protein; the encoded protein is MKTKLIFWGSMLFLLSLSILLTIYLAWIFYPMEIQWLNLTNRVYLKPETIQYNFHILMNYLTNPFSQVLQMPDFRSSAAGLHHFAVVKNLFHLVQLVALVTLPSFYVFVNRIVKKDFLSLYRKSLLTLVVLPVMIGLGGVLIGFDQFFTLFHQILFVGDDTWLFDPAKDPVIMILPETFFLHAFLLFFALYESFFGYLCLKSRRK
- a CDS encoding DUF948 domain-containing protein — translated: MLEVAYILVALALIVFLVYLIITVQKLGRVIDETEKTIKTLTSDVDVTLHHTNELLAKVNVLADDINVKVATIDPLFSAVADLSLSVSDLNDHARVLSKKASSAGSKTLKTGASLSALRLASKFFKK
- a CDS encoding YtxH domain-containing protein, whose translation is MGKLSSILLGTVSGAALALFLTSDKGKQVCSQAQDFLDDLREDPEYAKEQVCEKLTEVKEQATDFVLKTKEQVESGEITVDSILAQAKSYAFQATEASKNQLNNLKEQWQEKAEALDDSEEIVIDITEE
- the hemW gene encoding radical SAM family heme chaperone HemW gives rise to the protein MQKKPTSAYVHIPFCTQICYYCDFSKVFIKNQPVDSYLEHLLEEFRSYDIEKLSTLYIGGGTPTALSAPQLEVLLNGLTKNLNLSVLEELTIEANPGDLDADKIAVLKNSAVNRVSLGVQTFDDKMLKKIGRSHLEKDIYENIDRLKLAGFDNISIDLIYALPGQTMEQVKENVAKAIGLDIPHMSLYSLILENHTVFMNRMRRGKLPLPKEELEAEMFEYIIAELERAGFEHYEISNFSKPGFESRHNLMYWDNAEYYGIGAGASGYVNGVRYKNHGPIRHYLSAVEEGNACITEDHLSQKEQMEEEMFLGLRKKSGVSMARFEEKFGQSFAGLYGEIVRDLVQQGLMQIEGDHVRMTKRGLFLGDTVAERFILE
- a CDS encoding acyl-[acyl-carrier-protein] thioesterase translates to MGLTYQMKMKIPFDMADMNGHIKLPDVILLSLQVSGMQSIELGVSDKAILEDYNLVWIIAEYDIEVVRLPRFAEEITIETEALSYNRLFCYRRFTIYNEAGQELIHMMATFVLMDRDSRKVHAVEPEIVAPYQSDFDKKLIRGPKYESLEEPISKDYHVRFYDLDMNGHVNNSKYLDWIFEVMGADFLTHYIPKKINLKYVKEVRPGGVITSAVERTGLESKHEITSDGVINAQAIITWKEIKKA
- the lgt gene encoding prolipoprotein diacylglyceryl transferase, yielding MLDPIAIQLGPLAIRWYALCIVTGLILAVYLTMKEAPRKKIIPDDILDFILVAFPLAILGARLYYVIFRFDYYSQNLGEIFAIWNGGLAIYGGLITGALVLYIFADRKLINTWDFLDIAAPSVMIAQSLGRWGNFFNQEAYGATVDNLDYLPGFIRDQMYIEGSYRQPTFLYESLWNLLGFALILIFRRKWKSLRRGHITAFYLIWYGFGRMVIEGMRTDSLMFFGLRVSQWLSVVLIGLGIMIVIYQNRKKAPYYITEEEN